From Polynucleobacter sp. MWH-Braz-FAM2G, a single genomic window includes:
- the ybeY gene encoding rRNA maturation RNase YbeY gives MSTKNIPASPKLAIDFQYASPAIESTLNKIASATLIKKWVKSAIPTSGLITLRFVNTAEGKKLNFAFRKKDYATNVLTFPYELSKKTVVADIVFCLPVLQKEAKAQGKLLNSHLAHLIIHGCLHAQGYDHESARDAKKMEALEIQILQKLGFANPYS, from the coding sequence ATGTCAACTAAGAACATACCAGCTTCGCCGAAACTAGCAATTGATTTTCAATATGCTAGTCCTGCAATTGAATCTACCCTTAACAAAATTGCCTCTGCTACTTTAATAAAAAAATGGGTAAAGAGCGCTATACCAACTAGCGGCTTAATTACTCTACGATTTGTAAATACCGCCGAAGGCAAAAAATTAAACTTTGCTTTTCGAAAAAAAGACTACGCAACCAATGTGCTCACCTTTCCTTATGAGCTTTCTAAAAAAACTGTGGTCGCAGATATCGTCTTTTGCCTGCCAGTTCTACAAAAAGAGGCAAAAGCTCAAGGTAAGCTTTTAAATTCACATTTAGCGCACTTAATTATTCATGGATGTCTGCATGCACAAGGCTATGATCATGAGTCAGCACGAGATGCCAAAAAGATGGAGGCTCTAGAAATCCAAATTCTTCAAAAATTGGGCTTTGCCAACCCGTATTCCTGA
- a CDS encoding HlyC/CorC family transporter, whose product MPDPNKSLLDRLADFLTPQPIEPSERRRELINTLREAQAEGLIDADALSMIEGVFQVGQLCARDILVPRAQIDWIDINKPLPEIIKSVIEAAHSRFPVFEGSRDNVIGILLAKDLLRHATENDFQVRDWLRPAVFIPESKRLSVLLRDFKDNRNHLAIVVDEYSGVAGIITIEDVLEQIVGDIEDEHDIDEEADNLIALDNGDIRVKGITELEQFNKALGTHFEVEDIETVAGLVIQHLGRVPKMGELVQIDNIEFEVQRADPRQIHILLARQINKKSD is encoded by the coding sequence ATGCCTGACCCCAACAAATCCCTTTTAGACCGTTTGGCTGATTTTTTAACTCCACAGCCAATCGAACCCAGTGAACGCCGTCGAGAGCTCATTAATACCCTGCGTGAAGCGCAAGCCGAGGGATTGATTGATGCAGATGCCCTCTCTATGATCGAGGGAGTTTTTCAGGTGGGTCAACTTTGCGCCCGTGACATTCTTGTTCCCCGTGCGCAAATTGACTGGATTGATATCAATAAACCACTACCTGAAATTATCAAAAGCGTAATTGAAGCCGCACATTCTCGCTTTCCTGTGTTTGAAGGAAGTAGGGACAATGTCATTGGAATTTTGCTAGCTAAAGACCTATTGCGTCACGCAACTGAAAATGACTTCCAAGTGCGGGACTGGTTACGTCCAGCAGTATTTATTCCGGAGTCTAAAAGACTGAGCGTCTTGTTACGCGACTTCAAAGACAATCGAAATCATTTAGCGATTGTGGTTGACGAATACAGTGGCGTAGCTGGAATCATCACCATTGAAGATGTGCTTGAGCAAATTGTTGGTGATATTGAAGATGAACATGACATTGATGAAGAAGCTGATAATCTGATTGCCCTAGATAACGGCGACATTCGGGTTAAAGGCATCACTGAGCTTGAGCAATTTAATAAAGCCCTTGGCACTCATTTTGAAGTTGAGGATATCGAGACAGTGGCAGGCCTAGTAATTCAACATCTAGGTCGCGTCCCCAAAATGGGCGAACTCGTCCAAATTGACAATATTGAATTTGAAGTACAACGTGCTGACCCAAGACAAATTCATATTCTGTTAGCACGACAAATAAATAAGAAATCAGACTGA
- the lnt gene encoding apolipoprotein N-acyltransferase, with translation MLDQHSYQQHISVKIFSVFLLFALGAVLAASAELTYGGWIQIPILSILWWRLDSPVANTLKKQFGLGLLFGIGYFVVGLWWIYISLHDVGGINALLACIGVLLLSAYVALYFSLATLAISAFSKNRLTGLFLAASWVLAEFLRGYIFTGFPWMGFAETQFNGPFAPIAPFFGGLACTFLVIWTSWEIYQLRKHITSSLLLITSALAISLFASSFSFTKPTGEPISVRLIQGNFEQSLKFNPQAIGQQIDFYTREITKEAANLIIIPETAFPWPQPNLPFGLLQYLQTFSNSSGSNILLGLIGEVPKENGVQYSNRATGLSPNQPPYQYDKSHLVPFGEFIPPGFQWFVKAFHVPMSDFARGDLKQAPLTIVRKGQDDLHAAITICYEDVFGGELAYRIQNSDKPVNLLINMTNLAWFGDSQAPTQQLRLSQLRSLETGLPALRATNTGITAVLGPDGKLLQSLPEFTQTTLSANVQAYAGKTPYVIWGNLPILVLSCLLLLWGLIRHRRF, from the coding sequence TTGTTAGATCAACACTCTTATCAACAGCATATTAGCGTCAAAATCTTTTCAGTATTTCTGCTGTTTGCGTTGGGCGCAGTTTTGGCCGCGAGTGCTGAATTAACATATGGCGGTTGGATTCAGATCCCCATTCTCAGCATTCTTTGGTGGCGCCTTGACTCACCTGTAGCCAATACACTTAAGAAACAATTCGGACTCGGCCTCTTATTCGGCATTGGTTATTTTGTTGTAGGTCTTTGGTGGATCTATATTAGCCTTCATGATGTTGGCGGTATAAACGCACTACTGGCTTGCATTGGCGTACTTTTGCTCTCAGCCTATGTTGCACTTTATTTTTCTTTAGCTACGCTTGCCATTTCAGCATTTAGCAAGAACCGGCTAACGGGTCTATTTTTGGCGGCAAGCTGGGTTCTTGCGGAATTTTTGCGCGGCTATATCTTTACTGGCTTCCCTTGGATGGGCTTTGCTGAGACACAGTTCAATGGCCCATTTGCTCCTATAGCACCTTTCTTTGGTGGTCTTGCCTGCACTTTTTTGGTTATATGGACATCCTGGGAAATCTATCAACTTCGCAAACATATAACTTCGAGCCTACTGCTAATTACATCTGCATTAGCTATCTCGCTATTCGCAAGCTCATTTAGCTTTACTAAGCCTACTGGGGAGCCAATTAGCGTAAGACTTATTCAAGGAAACTTTGAACAAAGTCTCAAATTTAATCCCCAAGCAATTGGGCAACAAATAGATTTTTATACCCGGGAAATCACAAAAGAAGCTGCCAATCTCATCATCATTCCCGAGACCGCCTTTCCATGGCCACAACCAAATTTACCGTTTGGCCTTTTGCAATATTTACAAACTTTTTCCAATAGTAGCGGCAGCAATATTTTGCTTGGTTTAATCGGGGAGGTGCCAAAAGAAAACGGGGTGCAGTATTCCAATCGTGCGACTGGACTTTCCCCCAATCAGCCTCCTTATCAATACGATAAATCACACCTTGTTCCTTTTGGAGAATTTATTCCTCCTGGATTTCAATGGTTTGTTAAAGCCTTTCATGTACCAATGAGTGACTTTGCTAGGGGCGATTTGAAACAAGCACCGCTCACCATTGTTCGCAAAGGTCAAGACGACCTTCATGCAGCCATTACGATTTGTTATGAGGATGTCTTTGGCGGCGAGCTAGCTTATCGCATACAAAATAGTGATAAGCCTGTTAATTTATTAATTAATATGACCAATCTTGCATGGTTTGGAGACTCCCAAGCGCCCACCCAGCAACTCAGACTTTCACAATTACGCTCGCTGGAAACCGGTCTTCCCGCCTTACGCGCTACCAACACGGGCATAACGGCGGTTTTAGGTCCTGATGGCAAATTACTGCAATCGCTCCCAGAATTTACCCAAACTACCTTGAGTGCCAACGTACAAGCTTATGCTGGAAAGACGCCCTATGTTATTTGGGGCAATTTACCAATTTTGGTTCTTTCGTGCCTGCTACTGCTCTGGGGTCTGATTCGTCATAGACGTTTTTGA